From Aegilops tauschii subsp. strangulata cultivar AL8/78 chromosome 5, Aet v6.0, whole genome shotgun sequence:
CAGCCTCTCTGCATTGCACTGTGCAGGGGTAAGGCTTGCCTCGTATAATCCTTCCCCAGACCCCACCTGGTGTGGTAGCTTCAAGGACTGGGTCTGTCCTTAAGCCATGAATGATAGCTATATGCAATGACCCTCGTTTTCTATGTTACAGGAAGCATCGATATCTTGCACTGATGTTTACATCTGGGAACTGCTACAGAGAACCTTAGTTAGCTAAGTAGAACACTGAAATCTTGTTTCCTGGAACCATAGTTCTTTGTATCCCATCCCAGAGGAACACTGCCATCGTTTCTGAAAAATCAGGAGTTCGCTCCTCTAAATGTTATGCCCAGAGAAAATGGATCAGTTATGTATATGGGCCTATTATCTTAGGCATCCCAATGGCTTTGTATGTCCCATTTTAAACTTCTCTTCTGTTCTATTGTTTGATTTACTTGAATTGGATACCTATATTATTTACCATGATACCTCGACGGCAATTATTTTATTTTACGTACTTCCGCCCTCATTACTTGGCCGTCTTCTCAAACATGATTTTTCTTCAATGCTTAAACTTTCTACGTTTGTATAATTTGTCCAGTCAATCACTTGCTACAAATTCATCACTGATTGTTATCATTTACCAGATTGTCTGGGCAGACGGTTAGGTCCACGTCTTCTCGGTAGGGGTGAAGATGGCTCCATGGTATTAACATGTGCTTTGCACTTTCCTTAATCCTTTTGATGTTTTATTTAGTTTTTAATCGATCGCTGCACTCGAATGTGCAGAGGCTTGTAAGAGATCTGTATAGGATGCTTGATGAAATAAACTCGGAGGATGCTCCTGTTGATCTAAAAGTGGCAGAATCTTTTGATGATTTCATCTGGGATactaagaataatgattatgatTTGAAGTCATTTGCTTTGAGGCTGAAGGCCACGGTAAGCATTGATGCTTACAAATGTTGTATAGTGATCACCTAAAGTTGTCAAACGCAAAGAACATCACTGATGCAATTAGTGATCAGTGACCTAAAGTTTTACCTTTCATCCACTCCTCTTTGTTTAGCAAGTTGCAAAACTTATTGTTTACATAATGACATGCAGATGGAGACCATGGATAAGGAACTGAGATCATCCAGGTTATCAGAGCAGCTAAACAAACATTATGCAGCAATCGCAATTCCTAAAGGCCTTTACTGCCTTTCATTGCGTCTAACTGACGTATACTCCTCAAATGCCCTTGCGAGGAAACAGCTGCCACCCCCTGAGTTGGTCCCGCGTCTTTCCGACAACTCCTATTTCCACTTTGTTTTAGCGTCAGACAACATCCTTGCAGCTTCGGTTGTGGTCAGATCAACAGTTAGATCAGCATTGAAGCCTGAGAGGATAGTCTTTCATATCATTACTGACAAGAAGACCTATCCTGCCATGCATTCATGGTTTGCATTGAATCCTCTTTATCCTGCCATTATTGAGGTGAAGGGTGTCCACCAATTTGAATGGTTGACGAAAGAAAATGGTCCAGTTCTTGAAGCTATAGAAATTCAGCACATTGCCAGAAGTCGTTACCATGGAAATCACCTTGCAAGAACCACTGCAGGTGACAGCCCAAGAGTTTTTGCAGCCAAGCTGCAGGCAGGAAGTCCAACATATACTTCTGTGCTCAATCATATTCGTATATACTTGCCTGAGGTATAAGAACTTTCTTCTAACTATCTTATGAACAAATTAGCATGTATAAAATGTGATAGAATGATGTGGTGAAACACTCAACTGCAAAGATTATTTTCCTTTCTATAGGATTGGCTACTTGTGAATATATTTTTAGTGTGGTCTTTTGGTATCAAGAGGCAACCAATATTGCCTAAATTACCTTTTTCAGAAATGTATAGCAATTGAAAGTGCTCCATAGCTAGTTGGAAATTCTCATTCTCCCTTTGTTTTTTAGATATTTGGAATTTTGTAAAACTGTAGAGAAGATTTCTATGGTGGTGCATAGCTGCGTACTTATTAATGCTTCTTTTTTGTTGAATATCCGCAATCACATAATAACACTTACAATTTGTCAAAGCAGTTATTCCCAAGCCTCAGCAAGGTTGTATTTCTTGATGATGATGTTGTTGTCCAACGTGACCTGTCATCACTTTGGGATATTGATCTAGCTGGGAAGGTAAATGGAGCTGTTGAGACTTGCAGGGGTGGAGATAGTTGGGTGATGTCTAAGAGGTTCAGGAATTATTTTAACTTCTCTCATCCACTCATTGCCACCAACTTTGATCCATTGGAGTGTGCGTGGGCGTATGGCATGAACATTTTTGACCTTGCTGCATGGAGGAAGACAACCATTAAAGATAAATACCACCATTGGGTCAAGGAGGTAaaacatactccctccattcactattataagatgttctaactttttttttctgaatcggatgtatatagacgcattttagtgtgtttgttcactcatttcagtccgtatgtactccatattgaaatatccaaaacatcttataatagtgaatggagggagtatatatcacTATTTCCATTTTCATATGTACATCTTTAGTCATTTATAGATacatttcttttctttttgccaTTTCAATATAACAAGTTAATTTGCAACTATTGGATGTCCACCATGCCCCTTATTTGACCATAAGTTTCTAATTGCACCAACTTAAAATGTATAGAACACTGACTTCTCAAATATTTGGAGATTTTGTCGTCGCTGCTGAAAAAGTATAGCTGTACTGAGTGGTGCTGAATTCCATTTTATCAGCATTGTTTtctgcttcacatgatagtttaCACTCTGCTTGTTCTATATTTAAACATTTATAAATTTTAAATTCATGTCGGGGAGCTCCAGTCTTATTCGTTGTGTTTATTTTACCTGCAGAATCTGAAGTCAAACTTCACGCTTTGGAGGCTTGGAACTCTGCCACCTGGCCTTATAGCATTTAAAGGCCATGTTCATCCGATTGATCCATCGTGGCACCTTTTAGGTTTGGGGTATCAGGAGAAGACAGATATCTCTAGTGTTCGGAAAGCAGCAGTTATACATTACAATGGACAAAGTAAACCATGGCTTGACATTGGTTTTAAACATCTCCAACCATTTTGGACGAAACATGTGAACTACTCGAATGAATTTGTAAGGAACTGTCATATAATGGAGCCTCAGTTGTAGATTGGCGAGACAAAAGATTCAACAAATAAAGGCGTAAATTAAGTGGAATTAAATTCGTTATTTTGGAGACCGGCATCGAAGGGTATCCAGGGAATGGACATAATTGGTTACATGTGCAGATGCAGCATATTCGATGAATAGAAAGGAATGTTTTGTTCCCATTTACACGAGGATCCCTTTCCTTTTGTTTATTCCATTTGTATCATAGCTCATGAAATTACACTATTGTTTAGGATGGTTCTTTTGTACTTGATGGAGTATTATAAATTGCCTAATTTGGCAGAGTTGATGATAGTCCCATCAGTACTGTAATTGCTGGAGAGTGAGTATACAGTTCACCATGTGAAGAGGGTCAAATTTTGATTTTGCAAAAAACATCCCTGTACATTTTGCACCCAGTCTTTCTAATATATTTATGGTGATCATCTCAAATGAAATACTTGCATTTCATTCCATGTCTTGGGTTTTTTCTATCTGAGATTCTGAGGTTATTTTGCATGCACTTGCATGTGACAGCACCAGTCATTTGGCCATATTGTTAGTGTTTACAGTTGAAGCATTGACTTCAATGCATGCTGGTTGGTGGGTTGATCAGCAGCAGTTTATGATCATTTCTGTTTACAGCCAAATTATTATTTGAATCTGCATGATTCTTGTTCTTCAATTTCTTATAAAGTAGGAGACAATCTCTTTCTGAAAGTTCTGATAAATATCAGGAGAAAGTTTTCGAGCTTTTCTTTATTGTGAATTTGTTGGACTTAGGTGGCCCAATTGGGGCAGAACACATCAACACAAACCATTTTCAGTATTTGTATAGTTGAGAAGCGCTATATTGTTGTAGCTGAAAAACTCGCATGGTATCCTATCTAAAAACTACAGTTCATCGCTAGCAAGCGTCAGCCTCAAAATCTGGGAAGACGACGAAGGCAATGGACAGCGGCGCGACATAGATCGGTGAACTGGCAGAAACTTGCACCGGGTACATCGGAGGGATGTCACCATCTTCAGTGAGCTCCAGAGGAACTCCATTCAGCAGCATGGTGCGTGCAAAACGGTTCCCGTCTTGAGCCGTCAGGTGGTATTCTTCCCTCTTCTCCAGCCCATCGGAGGCTTTGCTCCCAACCCAGGAGACCGTCCTCTTCAGGCCATGAACAAAGGAGCTGTCCCTTGTTATTCCCTGCCCTTGCGCTAGGCCGACGTTGAGGTCGTTCCTGACGGTGACCATGGACCCCATGTTTTGGCTCAGGTTGATCAAGAGGAGAGCGATACCGCCCTGAAAAGAACATTTTAAGAGCACACCAATCAGCCAACCAGTGACTAAAGTCACAGCACTCTGCTATGTTTACCAAGCCTAAATCAATCTCATGGGGCCACTCTTACCTTCTGCTTTCCGCAATGCGCATAGGCACGCAAGTATGAAGTACCGCCGAAGTCTATGGAAAGAACTCCATTCCCCATTAGTCGATGCCACAACAAGGCACTGAACATTTATCAAAGTTT
This genomic window contains:
- the LOC109750280 gene encoding probable galacturonosyltransferase 13 encodes the protein MQIRLSPSMRSITISSSNGLLDLMKLKTAARHFSYRTVFHTVLILAFLLPFVFILTAVMTLEGFNKCSSLDCLGRRLGPRLLGRGEDGSMRLVRDLYRMLDEINSEDAPVDLKVAESFDDFIWDTKNNDYDLKSFALRLKATMETMDKELRSSRLSEQLNKHYAAIAIPKGLYCLSLRLTDVYSSNALARKQLPPPELVPRLSDNSYFHFVLASDNILAASVVVRSTVRSALKPERIVFHIITDKKTYPAMHSWFALNPLYPAIIEVKGVHQFEWLTKENGPVLEAIEIQHIARSRYHGNHLARTTAGDSPRVFAAKLQAGSPTYTSVLNHIRIYLPELFPSLSKVVFLDDDVVVQRDLSSLWDIDLAGKVNGAVETCRGGDSWVMSKRFRNYFNFSHPLIATNFDPLECAWAYGMNIFDLAAWRKTTIKDKYHHWVKENLKSNFTLWRLGTLPPGLIAFKGHVHPIDPSWHLLGLGYQEKTDISSVRKAAVIHYNGQSKPWLDIGFKHLQPFWTKHVNYSNEFVRNCHIMEPQL